A region of Ochrobactrum quorumnocens DNA encodes the following proteins:
- a CDS encoding ABC-F family ATP-binding cassette domain-containing protein: MLILDDISVRIAGRLLIDHASVTLPAGSKTGFVGRNGTGKSTLFRVITGDLASETGSISLPRNTRIGQVAQEAPGTEDALIEIVMKADKERAALLEEAETATDPHRIAEIHTRLADINAHSAEARAGAILSGLGFNAEAQRRPASAFSGGWRMRVALAAVLFAEPDLLLLDEPTNYLDLEGVLWLVDYVKRYPHTVIIISHDRDLLNSATSSIMHLDQKKISFWRGNYDQFERQRHEMLELQQKAHAKQEAHRKHMESFVERFRAKATKARQAQSRMKALEKLKPIELYVESNVQPFRFPDADKKTASPVIALDNADVGYVPGKPVLRNVTLRIDNDDRIALLGSNGNGKSTLAKLIAGRLQPEKGNLTLSPNLKVAFFAQHQMDDLVPEDNAIEHVRKLMPGELEAKVRARVAQMGLSTEKMLTPARDLSGGEKARLLMGLATFHGPNLLILDEPTNHLDIDSREELVHALNAFNGAVILIAHDRHLIEATMDRLWLVREGGVKAFDGDLDEYRQIVLADAKGEQLSERDEGPKVNKAEQRKLAAQKRETLAPLLKKIKETESLMQKLQKQIQGFTSQLEDPALYEKEPQKAIRINKEMSDAKSALANAEDKWLEMFSEYEEAMAE; the protein is encoded by the coding sequence ATGCTTATTCTTGACGACATCTCCGTACGTATCGCCGGGCGCCTTTTGATCGACCACGCCAGTGTAACACTGCCAGCGGGATCGAAGACAGGTTTTGTCGGGCGTAACGGAACCGGAAAATCCACCCTGTTCCGCGTTATCACCGGCGACCTTGCGTCTGAAACCGGCAGCATTTCGCTGCCGAGAAACACGCGCATTGGCCAGGTGGCCCAGGAAGCCCCCGGCACCGAAGACGCGCTGATCGAAATCGTCATGAAAGCGGACAAGGAACGCGCAGCTCTTCTTGAAGAAGCTGAGACGGCAACTGATCCGCATCGCATTGCCGAAATCCATACACGCCTTGCCGATATTAACGCGCATTCCGCAGAAGCACGAGCAGGTGCAATCCTGTCAGGTCTCGGTTTCAATGCTGAGGCACAGCGCAGGCCCGCGTCGGCCTTCTCCGGCGGCTGGCGGATGCGTGTGGCTTTGGCCGCAGTGCTGTTTGCTGAACCTGATTTGCTGTTGCTCGATGAGCCTACCAATTATCTCGATCTGGAAGGTGTTCTGTGGCTTGTCGATTATGTGAAGCGTTATCCGCACACTGTCATCATCATCAGCCATGATCGTGACCTGCTGAACTCGGCCACATCATCGATCATGCATCTTGACCAGAAGAAGATCAGCTTCTGGCGCGGCAACTATGATCAGTTTGAGCGGCAACGCCATGAAATGCTGGAGCTTCAGCAAAAGGCACATGCCAAGCAGGAAGCGCATCGCAAGCATATGGAATCCTTCGTGGAGCGATTCCGGGCTAAGGCCACCAAGGCCCGTCAGGCGCAGTCGCGCATGAAGGCCTTGGAGAAGTTGAAACCCATTGAGCTTTACGTTGAAAGCAATGTGCAGCCGTTCCGCTTTCCCGACGCGGACAAAAAGACAGCATCGCCAGTCATCGCACTTGATAATGCAGATGTCGGTTATGTGCCGGGGAAACCAGTGCTGCGCAATGTCACGTTACGCATCGACAATGACGATCGCATTGCGCTGCTCGGCTCCAATGGCAACGGTAAGTCGACTCTTGCCAAACTGATTGCCGGACGTTTACAGCCAGAAAAAGGGAATTTGACCCTTTCTCCCAATCTAAAGGTCGCGTTCTTCGCACAGCATCAGATGGACGATTTGGTCCCTGAAGATAATGCGATTGAGCATGTGCGCAAACTCATGCCGGGCGAGTTGGAAGCCAAAGTACGTGCGCGCGTGGCTCAGATGGGGCTTTCAACCGAGAAAATGCTCACACCTGCCAGAGACCTATCCGGTGGCGAAAAGGCACGTCTTTTGATGGGCCTTGCGACTTTTCATGGTCCAAACCTGCTGATCCTCGACGAGCCGACCAACCACCTGGACATCGATAGCCGTGAAGAGCTTGTGCATGCGCTCAATGCGTTTAATGGCGCGGTGATCCTCATCGCCCACGACCGCCACCTGATCGAAGCAACCATGGACCGCCTGTGGCTTGTGCGCGAAGGTGGTGTAAAAGCATTCGATGGCGACCTTGACGAGTATCGTCAGATTGTTCTGGCCGATGCGAAGGGCGAACAGCTTTCTGAGCGTGACGAAGGTCCAAAAGTCAACAAGGCGGAGCAGCGTAAGCTCGCAGCCCAGAAGCGCGAAACATTGGCCCCCTTGCTCAAAAAGATCAAGGAAACCGAGAGCTTGATGCAGAAACTGCAGAAACAGATTCAGGGCTTCACTTCACAACTGGAAGATCCCGCTCTTTATGAAAAGGAACCGCAGAAAGCGATCCGGATCAACAAAGAGATGAGCGATGCAAAATCAGCTCTCGCAAATGCGGAAGACAAATGGCTGGAAATGTTTTCTGAATACGAAGAGGCAATGGCTGAGTAG
- a CDS encoding DinB family protein, giving the protein MEQHFQMFAYYNRWANELLYSAAADLSDAEYRLDLGLFFGSVHRTFNHLLVTDRIWMKRFTGEGDHPNLLDAIITDDFITLRDMRRAEDERICKYVEGMNAEQLAGRFTYMTATNVRTISQRVAPALSHLFNHQTHHRGQIHAALTRLSADAPSLDLIQFQRTEAGRRFA; this is encoded by the coding sequence ATGGAACAGCACTTTCAAATGTTCGCCTATTACAATCGATGGGCGAATGAATTGCTCTATTCAGCAGCCGCTGATTTAAGCGATGCTGAATACCGGCTGGATCTGGGACTATTCTTCGGGTCAGTGCACCGCACCTTCAATCATTTGCTGGTCACGGATCGCATCTGGATGAAACGCTTTACCGGTGAAGGCGATCACCCAAACCTGCTCGATGCTATTATCACTGACGATTTCATCACGCTCCGCGACATGCGACGCGCAGAAGATGAGCGCATCTGCAAGTATGTTGAAGGTATGAATGCGGAACAGCTCGCCGGTCGTTTTACCTATATGACGGCAACCAATGTTCGTACGATCAGCCAACGGGTTGCACCAGCCCTTTCCCATCTCTTCAACCACCAGACACACCATCGCGGACAAATCCACGCGGCATTGACGCGGCTCAGCGCTGATGCACCTTCCTTGGATCTCATTCAGTTTCAGCGCACCGAAGCAGGCCGCCGCTTCGCCTGA
- the ndk gene encoding nucleoside-diphosphate kinase yields the protein MAIERTFSMIKPDATRRNLTGAITSKLEEAGLRVVASKRVWMSTREAEGFYAVHKERPFFGELVESMSSGPTIVQVLEGENAILKNREVMGATNPANADAGTIRKEFALSIGENSVHGSDAPETAAEEIAYWFSGTEIVG from the coding sequence ATGGCAATCGAACGTACCTTCTCCATGATCAAGCCTGATGCGACCCGCCGCAACCTGACTGGTGCTATCACCTCCAAGCTCGAAGAAGCTGGTCTGCGTGTTGTTGCTTCTAAGCGCGTTTGGATGAGCACCCGTGAAGCTGAAGGCTTCTACGCTGTTCATAAAGAACGTCCTTTCTTTGGTGAGCTGGTTGAATCCATGTCGTCTGGCCCAACAATCGTTCAGGTTCTCGAAGGCGAAAACGCCATCTTGAAGAATCGCGAAGTTATGGGTGCAACCAACCCAGCAAACGCAGACGCAGGCACCATCCGTAAGGAATTTGCTCTGTCGATCGGCGAAAACTCGGTTCACGGTTCGGACGCTCCTGAAACTGCAGCTGAAGAAATCGCTTACTGGTTCTCCGGCACCGAAATCGTCGGCTAA
- a CDS encoding META domain-containing protein — MLKGLTKTLSIVAALAAGIGVLGGAAMFFTTSMPTASIAADKTISGKVVYRERIALPPEAHLIVQLNDVSLADAPSKTIGETRIEAPQGSPIPFAINFDTDGIEPQHTYALQARIVAGDTLWFVSDERYTIDPKNPDEPVELKVVMVRKSADEAVTIGIEGKDWLAEDIQGGGVIDTAQTTLLVDSDGTVSGSGGCNRFMSKAVISGSSISFAEIGSTYMQCPPALMNQERKFLDVLGKTRSYKMDAGKLVLIDEGGDELARLAQSL, encoded by the coding sequence ATGCTAAAAGGACTTACGAAAACTCTTTCAATCGTGGCAGCTCTCGCTGCGGGCATAGGCGTGCTCGGGGGAGCGGCCATGTTTTTCACAACGTCCATGCCAACTGCCAGTATCGCAGCTGACAAGACTATTAGTGGTAAGGTTGTTTACCGTGAGCGCATCGCTCTGCCGCCTGAAGCGCACCTCATCGTGCAGCTCAATGATGTTTCCCTCGCGGATGCGCCTTCCAAGACTATTGGAGAAACACGGATCGAGGCTCCACAGGGGTCACCTATCCCTTTTGCCATCAATTTCGATACAGACGGTATTGAGCCGCAGCACACCTATGCTTTGCAGGCGCGTATCGTTGCCGGTGACACGCTTTGGTTTGTGAGCGACGAACGTTACACTATCGACCCAAAGAACCCTGATGAGCCCGTTGAGCTGAAGGTCGTCATGGTTCGCAAGAGTGCCGATGAAGCCGTAACGATTGGCATCGAAGGCAAGGACTGGCTCGCTGAAGACATTCAGGGTGGCGGCGTCATTGATACCGCGCAAACAACGCTACTGGTGGACTCTGACGGCACTGTCAGCGGTTCGGGTGGTTGCAATCGCTTTATGAGCAAAGCAGTGATCTCAGGAAGCAGCATCTCGTTTGCCGAAATCGGCTCAACCTATATGCAGTGCCCACCTGCGCTGATGAATCAGGAACGCAAGTTCCTCGATGTTCTCGGCAAAACGCGCTCATACAAGATGGATGCGGGGAAACTCGTTCTGATCGATGAGGGCGGCGACGAGCTGGCAAGACTTGCCCAGAGTCTCTAA
- a CDS encoding molybdenum cofactor biosynthesis protein MoaE, producing the protein MTSQSTCPLFISVSDADFDIAEEIRKLGDGRKDIGAIVSFTGLCRDEGGKLSALELEHYPGMAEAEVLRIARDAISRWPLSGVSIIHRFGLIKPGENIVLVVTASAHRQAAFEAASFLMDFMKTGAPFWKREHLVDGGIGVWVESKTEDEQSRGRW; encoded by the coding sequence ATGACGAGCCAATCGACCTGTCCTCTTTTCATCAGCGTCAGCGATGCCGACTTCGACATCGCGGAAGAAATCCGCAAGCTTGGTGACGGTCGCAAGGATATTGGCGCCATCGTCAGCTTCACCGGTCTTTGCCGCGATGAAGGCGGCAAACTTTCCGCACTTGAGCTGGAACATTATCCCGGAATGGCAGAAGCCGAAGTTCTGCGTATAGCTCGTGACGCCATTAGCCGCTGGCCATTGTCTGGAGTTTCCATCATTCACCGTTTTGGGCTGATTAAACCAGGTGAAAATATCGTTCTCGTTGTCACTGCCTCAGCCCATCGTCAGGCCGCTTTTGAGGCCGCATCATTTCTGATGGACTTCATGAAAACGGGAGCCCCATTCTGGAAGCGCGAACATCTGGTTGATGGCGGAATCGGCGTCTGGGTAGAATCAAAAACCGAAGACGAGCAAAGCCGGGGACGCTGGTAG
- the moaD gene encoding molybdopterin converting factor subunit 1, whose translation MRVNLVYFAWVREKIGKGEEVIELPSEKITVGELIAHLKSLGDEYEAAFEHESVIRAAINQEHAEHDELVRDGNEVALFPPMTGG comes from the coding sequence GTGCGCGTAAATCTAGTCTATTTCGCCTGGGTGCGTGAAAAAATCGGAAAGGGAGAGGAAGTAATCGAGCTTCCTTCCGAAAAGATCACTGTTGGTGAGCTTATCGCTCACCTCAAAAGCCTTGGCGATGAATATGAAGCGGCTTTTGAGCATGAGAGTGTCATTCGTGCCGCGATCAATCAGGAACATGCCGAACATGACGAACTCGTCAGAGACGGCAACGAAGTGGCGCTTTTTCCACCTATGACAGGTGGCTGA
- the pgsA gene encoding CDP-diacylglycerol--glycerol-3-phosphate 3-phosphatidyltransferase translates to MRKNHTLSLPNILTYVRILAVPLVALCFFVEGRLHSSDFARWSALGIFVFASITDFFDGYLARAWKQTSTIGRMLDPIADKLLVSTCLLLLAADPAKTIAGWSLWAAIIILCREILVSGLREYLAELKVSVPVSQLAKWKTTAQMVALAFLLAGPAGEKILPYTTEIGIGLLWISAILTLYTGWDYFRAGLKHVMD, encoded by the coding sequence ATGCGGAAAAATCACACTCTCTCTTTACCCAACATTCTGACTTATGTGAGAATTCTTGCGGTGCCTCTGGTTGCTTTATGCTTCTTTGTTGAAGGCCGTCTTCATTCCAGTGATTTTGCTCGTTGGAGCGCGTTGGGAATTTTTGTTTTTGCGAGCATTACAGATTTTTTTGACGGATATTTAGCGCGTGCTTGGAAACAAACCTCCACGATAGGACGTATGCTCGATCCAATTGCTGACAAGCTCTTGGTTTCCACCTGTCTTCTGTTGCTCGCGGCCGATCCAGCAAAGACAATTGCTGGCTGGAGCCTTTGGGCTGCGATCATTATCCTTTGCCGCGAAATTCTTGTATCGGGCTTGCGTGAATATCTCGCCGAGTTGAAGGTCAGTGTTCCGGTTTCGCAACTTGCCAAGTGGAAAACCACAGCACAGATGGTTGCATTGGCGTTTCTGCTCGCTGGCCCTGCAGGGGAAAAAATCCTGCCTTACACAACCGAAATTGGCATTGGTCTGCTGTGGATTTCAGCCATCCTGACGCTTTACACCGGATGGGACTATTTTCGCGCAGGCCTCAAACACGTGATGGATTGA
- the uvrC gene encoding excinuclease ABC subunit UvrC: protein MTGPRKTNDDAISHLPSDDEQDVAGIIMGDAESDDDDDAIEDVPAVASAADSIQWDSSDGLPDTKGLSGADIINAFVKRLPNNPGVYRMFNSDGDVLYVGKARSLKKRVSNYARGVGHSNRITRMISETATMEFVVTRTETEALLLEANLIKRLRPRFNVLLRDDKSFPYILLSGNHRAPGIFKHRGARTRKGEYFGPFASAGAVGRTINALQRAFLLRTCTDSVFETRTRPCLLYQIKRCSGPCTHEVSDEDYAELVAEAKAFLSGKSQTVKDHLAAAMQAASAELDFEHAAVYRDRLSALSHVQSHQGINPQTVEEADVFAIHQEGGMTCIQVFFFRTGQNWGNRAYFPKADTSLGPAEVLGAFLSQFYDDKPCPKLVLLSESVEEQSLIAEALSSRASHRVHVNVPQRGEKKELVDHALTNAREALGRRLAETSSQARLLKGLAETFGLPHTPRRIEVYDNSHIMGTNAVGGMIVAGPEGFVKNQYRKFNIKSTDITPGDDFGMMREVIERRFSRLVKEHGEPEPVTGTENLEAVNDAFPAWPDVILIDGGQGQVGAVRQILGELGISQLVTAIGIAKGVDREAGRERFFVEGKQAFTLPPRDPVLYFIQRMRDEAHRFAIGTHRARRKKEMVANPLDEISGIGPTRKRALLHHFGTAKAVSRAAIEDLMQIDGISEAMAKTIHDHFHDR from the coding sequence ATGACCGGACCACGCAAGACCAATGATGATGCCATTTCACACCTGCCGTCGGATGACGAGCAGGATGTGGCTGGCATTATTATGGGCGATGCAGAATCTGATGACGATGATGACGCAATCGAAGATGTGCCAGCCGTTGCCTCGGCTGCCGATTCCATTCAGTGGGATTCGTCAGATGGCTTGCCGGATACTAAAGGTCTGAGCGGCGCCGATATTATCAATGCCTTCGTCAAACGCTTGCCGAATAACCCGGGCGTCTATCGCATGTTCAACAGCGATGGCGACGTGCTTTATGTCGGCAAGGCACGCAGCCTGAAGAAGCGTGTATCCAATTATGCGCGCGGCGTTGGTCATTCGAACCGTATCACCCGGATGATCAGTGAGACGGCGACGATGGAATTTGTGGTCACGCGCACCGAAACCGAAGCGCTGCTGCTTGAGGCTAATCTTATCAAGCGTTTGCGGCCGCGTTTTAACGTGCTGTTGCGCGACGATAAATCGTTCCCCTATATTCTATTAAGCGGCAATCACCGTGCGCCCGGCATTTTCAAACATCGCGGCGCGCGTACGCGCAAAGGCGAATATTTTGGCCCATTTGCTTCCGCAGGCGCCGTTGGCCGCACGATCAACGCGCTTCAGCGCGCATTTCTGCTGCGCACCTGCACAGATTCGGTTTTCGAAACACGAACGCGCCCTTGCCTGCTTTATCAAATCAAACGTTGTTCAGGTCCATGCACCCATGAAGTCAGTGATGAGGATTATGCCGAGCTGGTAGCGGAAGCCAAAGCCTTCTTGTCTGGTAAAAGCCAAACCGTAAAGGATCATCTTGCGGCAGCAATGCAGGCGGCCTCTGCCGAGCTCGATTTCGAACATGCTGCGGTTTATCGTGACCGCCTCTCGGCTCTTTCCCATGTACAATCGCATCAGGGCATCAACCCTCAGACGGTTGAAGAGGCCGATGTCTTTGCTATCCATCAGGAAGGTGGCATGACCTGTATTCAGGTCTTCTTCTTCCGCACTGGACAGAACTGGGGTAACCGCGCTTATTTTCCAAAAGCCGACACTTCGCTCGGGCCTGCTGAAGTGCTTGGCGCGTTCCTTTCGCAGTTCTACGATGACAAACCCTGCCCGAAGCTGGTTCTACTCTCCGAAAGCGTTGAAGAACAATCGCTTATCGCTGAAGCGTTATCTTCGCGTGCGAGCCATCGCGTGCACGTCAATGTTCCGCAACGCGGAGAAAAGAAAGAACTGGTCGATCATGCTCTGACCAATGCGCGCGAAGCGCTGGGGCGGCGGCTTGCAGAAACCTCCTCGCAGGCACGCCTTCTGAAAGGCCTGGCGGAAACCTTTGGCCTTCCACATACACCGCGACGCATCGAGGTCTATGATAACTCGCATATCATGGGCACGAACGCGGTGGGTGGTATGATCGTTGCTGGGCCGGAAGGCTTCGTCAAGAATCAGTATCGTAAGTTCAATATCAAATCGACTGACATCACACCCGGCGATGACTTTGGCATGATGCGCGAAGTGATCGAGCGACGGTTTTCGCGGCTCGTCAAGGAACATGGTGAACCGGAGCCTGTCACGGGCACGGAAAACCTGGAAGCTGTCAACGATGCCTTCCCGGCATGGCCCGATGTTATTCTCATTGACGGTGGTCAAGGTCAGGTCGGAGCGGTCCGTCAGATACTTGGCGAGTTAGGCATAAGCCAGTTGGTGACTGCCATCGGCATTGCCAAGGGTGTGGACCGCGAAGCAGGACGCGAGCGCTTTTTTGTCGAAGGTAAACAAGCTTTTACGCTGCCGCCGCGTGATCCGGTTCTCTACTTCATCCAGCGTATGCGCGATGAAGCACATCGGTTCGCCATCGGCACGCATCGGGCACGACGCAAGAAGGAAATGGTTGCTAATCCGCTGGATGAAATTTCGGGAATCGGCCCAACGCGCAAGCGTGCACTTCTCCATCATTTCGGCACGGCAAAAGCCGTATCCAGAGCAGCAATTGAGGATCTGATGCAGATCGATGGTATATCGGAGGCCATGGCAAAGACCATTCACGACCATTTTCATGACCGATGA
- a CDS encoding SDR family oxidoreductase — translation MNHDKKVFTLLENPEPNLLANCPVLVTGGARRIGKAIVEDLAAHGFPVAIHCNRSFDEGEVLAAQIVENGGVACVLQADLSDENDVRGLLQQAADQLGPIRLLINNASLFEDDRVGDLDMQLWDRHFAIHLKTPVILAEAMAKALPDDAEGLIINIIDQRVWKLNPQFFSYTLSKTALWNATKTLAQTLAPRIRVNAIAPGPTLPSERQNADDFELQVSHLPLQRAPDLSEFGRTVRYFWESRSVTGQMIALDGGQHLAWETPDIAGIKE, via the coding sequence ATGAATCACGATAAGAAAGTGTTTACCCTGTTGGAAAATCCGGAACCCAACCTGCTTGCAAATTGCCCTGTTCTGGTGACGGGCGGCGCTCGTCGCATAGGAAAGGCCATTGTCGAAGACTTGGCTGCCCATGGCTTTCCGGTGGCTATTCACTGCAACCGTTCTTTCGATGAAGGTGAGGTGCTTGCGGCCCAAATCGTTGAAAATGGCGGTGTAGCCTGTGTTTTACAGGCTGATCTGTCAGACGAAAACGACGTGCGTGGCTTGCTCCAGCAGGCAGCTGACCAGCTCGGACCGATTCGTTTGCTCATTAACAACGCCTCGCTGTTTGAAGATGATCGCGTTGGTGATCTGGATATGCAGCTTTGGGATCGTCATTTTGCGATTCATTTGAAAACGCCGGTGATTCTTGCCGAAGCAATGGCGAAAGCTCTGCCCGACGATGCAGAGGGCCTCATTATAAACATCATCGACCAGCGGGTCTGGAAACTGAACCCGCAGTTCTTTTCTTACACGCTTTCAAAGACCGCCCTATGGAATGCCACAAAGACACTTGCGCAAACGCTGGCACCGCGCATTCGGGTCAATGCTATTGCCCCTGGTCCTACTTTGCCGAGCGAGCGTCAGAATGCAGACGACTTTGAACTACAGGTTAGCCATTTGCCTTTGCAACGCGCGCCCGATCTGTCGGAATTTGGACGCACTGTTCGATATTTCTGGGAAAGCCGTTCAGTGACTGGCCAGATGATTGCCCTTGATGGTGGGCAGCATCTGGCATGGGAGACCCCAGATATTGCAGGAATTAAGGAATGA
- the omp25 gene encoding outer membrane protein Omp25 translates to MRTLKSLVIASAALLPFSATAFAADAIMEQPPVPAPVEMAPQSSWAGGYTGLYLGYGWNKVKTNTDGAIKPDDMKAGAYAGWNFQQDQFVYGVEGDAGYSWAKKSKNGLEAKQGFEGSLRGRLGYDLNPVMPYITAGVAGSQVKLDNGIEDESKFRVGWTAGAGLEAKLTENILGRVEYRYTQFGNKTYDLGTESVRNKLDTHDIRVGVGYKF, encoded by the coding sequence ATGCGCACTCTTAAGTCTCTTGTAATCGCCTCGGCTGCGCTGCTGCCGTTCTCTGCAACTGCTTTCGCAGCTGACGCCATCATGGAACAACCTCCTGTTCCAGCTCCTGTTGAAATGGCTCCACAGTCCAGCTGGGCTGGTGGTTACACCGGTCTGTACCTCGGCTACGGCTGGAACAAGGTAAAGACCAACACTGACGGCGCTATCAAGCCTGATGATATGAAGGCTGGCGCATACGCCGGCTGGAACTTCCAGCAGGACCAGTTCGTATACGGTGTTGAAGGTGATGCAGGTTATTCCTGGGCAAAGAAGTCCAAGAACGGTCTGGAAGCCAAGCAGGGCTTTGAAGGCTCGCTCCGTGGCCGTCTTGGTTACGACCTGAACCCAGTTATGCCTTACATCACCGCTGGTGTTGCTGGTTCGCAGGTTAAGCTCGACAACGGCATTGAAGACGAAAGCAAGTTCCGCGTTGGTTGGACTGCTGGTGCCGGTCTGGAAGCTAAGCTGACCGAAAACATCCTTGGTCGCGTTGAATACCGTTACACTCAGTTCGGTAACAAGACATACGATCTCGGTACTGAATCGGTCCGTAACAAGCTCGACACCCACGATATCCGCGTTGGCGTTGGCTACAAGTTCTAA
- a CDS encoding glutathione S-transferase, which yields MTQILYSPASPYSAKVRMAAHHADIPFESVVVTTSAEPETLINANPLGKIPTLVTDDGKSVFDSRAIMQYLNRVSGSKLFPRNAEKRTDAERFEAIADGLSDVLLAHVYERRMRPEEKVHQPWLDLQWRKAERALDLLNEAPPRLAGKLHGGHLAVAATLGYLSLRFEGKWERGRPKLKRWMKRFEELHPELSKLLPHG from the coding sequence ATGACACAGATTCTCTATTCACCCGCCTCGCCGTATAGCGCGAAGGTGCGTATGGCCGCCCATCATGCGGATATTCCATTTGAAAGTGTGGTGGTTACAACCTCTGCAGAACCGGAAACCCTCATCAACGCCAATCCGCTTGGCAAGATTCCGACATTGGTTACGGATGATGGCAAATCGGTTTTCGACAGCCGCGCGATCATGCAGTATTTGAACCGTGTTTCGGGCAGCAAGCTTTTCCCTCGCAATGCTGAAAAGCGCACCGACGCGGAACGTTTTGAAGCGATTGCGGATGGCTTGTCCGATGTTCTGCTCGCGCATGTTTATGAACGCCGTATGCGTCCGGAAGAAAAAGTGCACCAGCCATGGCTTGATCTGCAATGGCGTAAGGCGGAACGCGCACTCGATCTTTTGAATGAAGCTCCGCCTCGCCTTGCTGGCAAGCTTCATGGCGGACATCTGGCTGTGGCAGCCACGTTGGGTTACTTAAGCCTGCGCTTTGAAGGCAAATGGGAGCGTGGTCGCCCAAAACTTAAGCGCTGGATGAAGCGCTTTGAAGAACTGCATCCGGAACTTTCGAAGCTCCTGCCCCACGGTTAA
- a CDS encoding ribonuclease T2 family protein: MLRKLAVLSAALLATSFTALPVMAQDRGNNRPGDFDFYVLSLSWSPSYCALEGPRANKQQCSTRRPFGFVVHGLWPQNEWGYPANCQFDNVRSRGSFVPRQIVSSVSDIMPSTGLVAHQWRKHGSCSGLSQNDYFATVRQAYQHVNIPPSLRSMAGNRRVDPLLVEKAFIAANPDMKPDGVSISCKSNYLQEVRICMTKDLKFRACEQVNNNACRSRSVMMPAAR; the protein is encoded by the coding sequence ATGCTGCGCAAACTGGCGGTACTATCAGCCGCCCTTCTTGCCACTTCTTTTACAGCGCTACCCGTAATGGCGCAGGACCGGGGCAATAATCGCCCCGGTGATTTTGATTTTTACGTGCTGTCTCTTTCCTGGTCTCCTAGCTATTGTGCTCTAGAGGGTCCAAGAGCAAACAAGCAGCAATGCAGCACCAGGCGTCCGTTTGGCTTTGTGGTTCATGGCCTTTGGCCGCAAAACGAGTGGGGTTATCCAGCAAATTGTCAGTTTGACAATGTACGCAGCCGTGGCAGCTTTGTTCCCCGCCAGATTGTTTCAAGCGTTTCCGATATCATGCCGTCAACAGGGCTAGTTGCGCACCAGTGGCGCAAGCATGGAAGCTGCTCTGGCCTCTCCCAGAACGATTATTTCGCGACTGTTCGCCAAGCCTATCAGCACGTGAACATTCCGCCGAGCCTCCGGAGTATGGCTGGAAACCGGCGTGTTGATCCGTTACTTGTTGAAAAGGCATTTATTGCGGCAAATCCTGACATGAAGCCTGACGGCGTGTCCATATCCTGCAAGAGCAACTATCTTCAGGAAGTGCGCATCTGCATGACCAAAGACCTCAAATTCCGTGCCTGCGAGCAGGTCAATAACAATGCTTGTCGCAGCCGATCCGTTATGATGCCCGCGGCTCGTTGA